Genomic window (Marasmius oreades isolate 03SP1 chromosome 3, whole genome shotgun sequence):
ATGCCTTTTCGCTCTCTCTCATCAAAAAACCGACACACCTCTCATACAGGCGCTCGAACCGCGGGAAACGTAACCGGATGAAGTCGATGGGGGCAATAACCAATAACGCAGACCAAAGAACGTAGACGACTGTGTTTGGGTTACCCTGGGAAATATAAAGATAGATGGTAAAGAAACCTGAAAGAGTGTAGACATCAGGAACtgagagggagaaggagagaaggagaCGTGCCGATGGAAGAATGAAGCGCTTTTCTCGGGATTTCCCAGTCTACTCTTTTTGAAGCAGAAGCTGGACTGTCGATAACGACGACTTTTACCTCTGACGCATTTTCTAATAAAGTCCCAACACTTTCCGCCAACAACTCGTtaacaacctcctctcgTTCCTCTCCTTCAGCGTCCTTGTCATCGCTCCTATCACTCTCGTTTTCTTCTATCTCATCTGAGTGCCCACTGAGCTCCTCGAGCTTTTTTATCACTTTTCGAGTGATGTTTTGCACTCCTCGAGGTTCAGACGAGAGCGACCTTTTACGTTTGTAGGACGGAGGTGATGTTGGACCAGGGCTGACGCTACTCTTGACGCTGGGCGTTGATCTCTGGCTCAGCCCTAGCTGTGCCATTGTAGAATGCTGAGACGACTTCCGTCGAGGGgaagggagaggaaggtcgTGCGTGTTACGACACAAATGTTGGGGCGCGTGTTTATTCTCAATGACCGTGGCGGGCATTTAGAGACAGGTCGTTGTCGTTGTAACTGGCAGTAGTAGCACAATTCACTATGAACACTTTCTTTCAGATTTGTTTTTCTTGGTCGTGAGCTGGGAGAGGGAAAAAGACAGGAGACAGGCGTAAATCGACGAGATAGGAGCAGCTGTAGCAGTTGTAATGAGGCGACACTGTTTATTTGGCTATCTCACAGCCACCGAAGGCTTGAGCACATACGTAACGTCGACGAGTTTCAAGTTGATTCTCGACGAAATTTGTGTCAACAAATTCGCAGCACCAAGAACGACGGCGGGAAGGCAGTATTGCGAAGTTATATACAGCTTCGCGTCCTACGCTCACACCGCGACCTCCCATAACTTAGGATGGCCTCTTTAATTGCCATCCTCGATCTCAAAGGCAAACCTCTCATCCAAAGATCATACCGAGACGATGTTCCTCCGACCTACATTGAAAAATTTCTGCCCATCGTTCTTGACATCGAGGAGGAAGGTCACCAAGTGACCCCGTGTTTCTCGAGAGAAGGTGTGAATTTCATGCATATAAGACATTCAAACTTGTACTGTAGGTTCCAAGAGTGTTTTCTACCCCGATAACACCAACAATTTGCTTTTCAGTACTAGCCCTTTCAAGAAGGAACTCGAATGCGGCGGAGACTATCATCTTTTTACATCGTCTAAGTCAAGTGCTGGTATGTCTATGTTGAAATGCAGCCAAAACGATCAGCTGATGTCGATTTTGGCCTCGTGTAGGTGGAATACTTCAAAGAGTTGGAAGAAGAATCGATTCGAGACAACTTCGTAATCATTTATGAACTAATGGACGAGATGATGGACTTTGGATACCCTCAAACGACTGAGAGTAAGATTCTACAAGAGTGAGCTGCCATCGACGCGATCTTCCATCCTCATTGCCAACCAACTTTCCACTCGAGCAGATACATCACACAAGAATCACATAAACTCGAAGTTCAGGTTCGACCGCCAATGGCAGTCACAAATGCAGTTTCGTGGAGAACAGAAGGTATACGGTACCGGAAGAACGAGGTGTTTTTGGATGTTATTGAGAGTGTGAATATGCTTGTGAGTTGCTTAGCCTTTTCCCTCTTCTGGTTGGTCATTATATCAACCGAAATACAGGTCAACGCTTCGGGATCAGTCATACGCTCTGAAATTCTCGGAGCCGTCAAAATGAAATGTTACCTATCTGGAATGCCTGAACTTCGCCTCGGTTTAAATGACAAAGTCATGTTTGAGAGCACAGGAAGAAGTAGGTGGAATACGCTATTTATTTCGATCAGGCATTTTAGTGACAACGATGAAACCCAGCTGCCCGGGGGAAGTCGATCGAAATGGAAGACGTCAAGTTCCATCAATGCGTCCGACTCTCTCGGTTTGAGAACGACCGAACTATCTCGTTCATTCCGCCCGATGGCGAGTTCGAGCTAATGAGCTACCGTTGGTTCTTTTGCCACCTGATGTTTATCTGCGCACTAACGCTCTTGACAATGTACTGTCCAGGTCTCTCGCAAGCTGTCAAGCCGCTCATATGGGTAGAAGCTGCAGTCGAGTCACATCGGGGATCACGAGTGAGCAACTTCTTCTGATTAGGGCCTCCGGATACTAATGTGTCTCTTACCAGGTTGAATACATGGTCAAAGTGATAGCCCAATTCAAACGTCGTTCCCAGGCGAACAATGTAGAAATCTACGTGCCCGTCCCTGACGACGCCGATAGTCCCAAATTTAGGGTGAGTTGGGTGAGCATTTATACTGAAGCAATTGCTCACAACGCTGGTTGGTACCAAGGCATCGACGGGATCTGTACAATATGCCCCGGATAAGTCGGCGTTTGTATGGAAGATCAAGTCTCTAGGAGGTGGAAGAGAGTTCTTGATGAGGGCGCATTTCGGACTGCCGAGCGTGAAAAACGGTGAGGGTTCTTTGTGGATAATTTGAAACGAAGTTCGAAAC
Coding sequences:
- a CDS encoding uncharacterized protein (BUSCO:EOG09263OD3), which encodes MPATVIENKHAPQHLCRNTHDLPLPSPRRKSSQHSTMAQLGLSQRSTPSVKSSVSPGPTSPPSYKRKRSLSSEPRGVQNITRKVIKKLEELSGHSDEIEENESDRSDDKDAEGEEREEVVNELLAESVGTLLENASEVKVVVIDSPASASKRVDWEIPRKALHSSIGFFTIYLYISQGNPNTVVYVLWSALLVIAPIDFIRLRFPRFERLYERCVGFLMRESEKKTTNGVIWYILGVNFALTFYPLDVATVAILILSWADTAASTIGRLWGHLTPRLPSHIPLIPLFPDSPLLRLPLAPRKSLAGFIAAFVTGSAIAAGFWGWMAPMRNNTGDISWWFNGGIEGGSLTNGFGGWLGLGLISVFAGYISAVAEALDLGSLDDNLTLPIISGGGLFGLFKFLGTVSSWLEAPRA
- the AP1M1 gene encoding AP-1 complex subunit mu-1, variant 2; protein product: MDEMMDFGYPQTTESKILQEYITQESHKLEVQVRPPMAVTNAVSWRTEGIRYRKNEVFLDVIESVNMLVNASGSVIRSEILGAVKMKCYLSGMPELRLGLNDKVMFESTGRTARGKSIEMEDVKFHQCVRLSRFENDRTISFIPPDGEFELMSYRLSQAVKPLIWVEAAVESHRGSRVEYMVKVIAQFKRRSQANNVEIYVPVPDDADSPKFRASTGSVQYAPDKSAFVWKIKSLGGGREFLMRAHFGLPSVKNESEPQTRAPITVKFEIPYFTVSGIQVRYLKIVEKSGYQALPWVRYITQNGDDYSLRTASEKGATPIRSM
- the AP1M1 gene encoding AP-1 complex subunit mu-1, which codes for MASLIAILDLKGKPLIQRSYRDDVPPTYIEKFLPIVLDIEEEGHQVTPCFSREGVNFMHIRHSNLYLLALSRRNSNAAETIIFLHRLSQVLVEYFKELEEESIRDNFVIIYELMDEMMDFGYPQTTESKILQEYITQESHKLEVQVRPPMAVTNAVSWRTEGIRYRKNEVFLDVIESVNMLVNASGSVIRSEILGAVKMKCYLSGMPELRLGLNDKVMFESTGRTARGKSIEMEDVKFHQCVRLSRFENDRTISFIPPDGEFELMSYRLSQAVKPLIWVEAAVESHRGSRVEYMVKVIAQFKRRSQANNVEIYVPVPDDADSPKFRASTGSVQYAPDKSAFVWKIKSLGGGREFLMRAHFGLPSVKNESEPQTRAPITVKFEIPYFTVSGIQVRYLKIVEKSGYQALPWVRYITQNGDDYSLRTASEKGATPIRSM